Proteins from a single region of Palaemon carinicauda isolate YSFRI2023 chromosome 1, ASM3689809v2, whole genome shotgun sequence:
- the LOC137646410 gene encoding arylsulfatase B-like, whose amino-acid sequence MGLLLFSRGYYALAVLLGLGLVMVHISEVSSQQVGIYRRESSEAPPSTPASIFERFALTARTKWQNFWGENKEAPSTLLTSIEDDGQEEEEDSTDVFERQFLEDPFFEIDPPSREGDEIDEEEEDSEEVFERQFLEDPYFDLDDYKQDVDEYAEADSEEDFERQFIDDPIFDIGNSQFDVDEEETKEEVKSIDELKGPLFKTPFFEKDTPQHHVFDIKRMKRKLQQKKQKNFQKMKKMKQRKQRQRRKKHKKYTKNVANRRMDRLREAKEQASKAEEKLEFFRREKQSQGHVSSSGRRYLRPAPERPNIILIVADDLGYNDVPWHNPDVKAPNIRKLARQGIILENHYVLPLCTPSRAALLTGVYPFRYGKQAGESLPLSPTGLNASITLLPERLKTLGYSTHLIGKWHLGYCSWDYTPTRRGFDSFYGFYLGSQTYYTQYKKMGRRRGSLDWWGTNEVELTYDYEEPSQADPSENLKDDQLKKLEESKRGQGRRRFRWYGNQDENGGRDFRFNELPLANLSGFYSNDLYAERAEEVIKAHAVTDGVVKSPLFMMLSTQAVHGPVQVPLKYRRRHTATTKNLARRTFLGMVDALDDVVGRVVDQLKTSGLYRNSIILFTTDNGGNIQAGGNNFPLRGCKGGLYEGGTKGVAFIHSPLLPKSGFKYNGMMHMVDLHETILHVAQNGGSPPQGPGWRRELLDSFQKNPPKHSGTNGRDGVNMWPAILTNTESPRNSFVYNVRKKPLRGAVRRKNWKLIIGEAGKFDGWVPPSDVSAGAQDIDEADKCCSTWHSRIRDRHLALYNLKDDPLETTDVSYLNPNVTSTLKSLLKKYAAQSRQPHLPREDPLGHPSLHDGFFSPGWCQAIV is encoded by the exons GTTGGTATTTATAGAAGAGAAAGCAGTGAAGCTCCTCCTTCAACCCCAGCAAGCATTTTTGAAAGATTTGCTCTCACAGCCAGGACCAAATGGCAGAACTTTTGGGGTGAAAATAAAGAAGCGCCATCTACATTGCTAACCTCGATTGAAGATGATGggcaagaagaggaagaagacagcACAGATGTCTTCGAAAGACAATTTTTGGAGGATCCTTTTTTTGAAATAGATCCTCCTTCTCGCGAAGGTGATGAgatagatgaagaagaagaggatagTGAGGAGGTCTTTGAGAGACAATTTCTAGAAGATCCCTATTTTGACCTTGATGACTATAAGCAAGACGTCGATGAATATGCTGAAGCGGATAGTGAAGAAGACTTTGAGAGGCAATTCATAGATGATCCCATCTTTGATATAGGCAATTCTCAGTTTGACGTCGACGAAGAAGAAACGAAAGAAGAAGTAAAGAGTATTGACGAATTGAAGGGACCTCTTTTTAAAACGCCCTTCTTTGAGAAAGATACTCCCCAGCACCATGTCTTCGACATTAAACGAATGAAGAGAAAGCTACAGCAGAAGAAACAGAAGAACtttcagaagatgaagaaaatgaagCAAAGAAAGCAGAGGCAAAGgagaaaaaaacacaagaaatataCGAAAAATGTGGCCAACCGACGAATGGACAGACTTCGGGAAGCAAAAGAACAGGCCAGCAAGGCAGAGGAAAAATTGGAGTTTTTCCGGAGGGAGAAGCAGTCCCAAGGACATGTATCCTCCTCTGGAAGGAGATATCTCAGACCTGCTCCTGAAAGACCTAATATTATCCTCATCGTCGCTGATGATttgg GTTACAATGACGTCCCTTGGCACAACCCAGACGTAAAGGCACCCAATATCCGGAAGTTGGCCCGCCAAGGCATTATACTGGAGAATCACTACGTTTTGCCGCTCTGCACTCCATCCAGGGCAGCACTGCTGACGGGGGTGTATCCTTTCAGATACGGAAAGCAG GCAGGCGAATCTTTGCCTCTGAGTCCTACAGGTCTGAACGCTTCCATCACCCTCCTACCTGAACGTCTCAAGACTCTAGGATACAGCACGCATCTCATTGGAAA ATGGCACCTGGGTTACTGCAGCTGGGATTATACCCCAACCAGAAGAGGATTCGACTCATTTTATGGCTTCTACCTGGGTAGCCAGACCTATTACACACAGTACAAGAAGATGGGACGCAGAAGAG GATCTCTTGACTGGTGGGGCACCAACGAGGTCGAACTCACGTATGATTACGAGGAACCCAGCCAGGCTGACCCTTCTGAAAATCTGAAGGACGACCAGCTCAAGAAGTTGGAGGAATCAAAGAGAGGTCAAGGAAGAAGGCGTTTCCGTTGGTATGGCAATCAGGATGAAAATGGCGGCAGGGACTTCCGTTTCAATGAACTGCCCCTTGCCAACCTTTCaggattttattcaaat GACCTTTACGCCGAGAGAGCCGAAGAAGTGATCAAAGCCCACGCGGTAACAGACGGCGTTGTCAAGAGTCCCCTTTTCATGATGCTCTCCACCCAAGCCGTCCATGGTCCCGTCCAAGTGCCCCTCAAGTATCGACGCAGGCACACGGCAACCACGAAGAACCTGGCCAGGAGAACATTCTTAG GAATGGTCGATGCTTTGGACGATGTGGTTGGGAGAGTCGTGGATCAACTGAAGACTTCCGGTCTCTATCGAAATTCCATCATATTGTTCACCACTGAT AATGGTGGCAATATCCAAGCAGGTGGAAACAACTTCCCTCTTCGAGGCTGCAAAGGTGGTTTGTACGAGGGCGGCACCAAAGGGGTGGCTTTCATTCACTCTCCTCTTCTCCCTAAGTCCGGCTTCAAATATAATGG GATGATGCACATGGTCGATTTGCACGAAACCATCCTACATGTGGCACAAAATGGTGGTTCTCCGCCCCAAGGACCCGGATGGCGAAGGGAACTTCTAGATTCGTTCCAGAAAAACCCTCCTAAGCATTCAGGCACTAACGGGCGTGATGGTGTAAATATGTGGCCTGCCATTCTAACGAATACTGAATCTCCAAGAAATTCGTTTGTCTACAATGTGCGCAAGAAACCACTACGAGGAGCTGTTCG GAGGAAGAACTGGAAGCTAATTATAGGCGAAGCCGGGAAGTTTGACGGCTGGGTGCCTCCCTCAGATGTCTCTGCTGGAGCCCAGGACATTGACGAGGCAGATAAGTGTTGTTCCACTTGGCACTCGCGGATCAGAGACAGACATCTTGCCCTTTACAATCTGAAAG ACGACCCACTGGAAACCACCGACGTGTCGTACCTTAACCCGAATGTAACATCGACGCTCAAATCTCTCCTGAAGAAATACGCTGCCCAGAGCCGCCAACCGCACCTACCCCGGGAGGATCCGCTTGGACATCCTAGCCTTCACGACGGTTTCTTCTCTCCGGGCTGGTGCCAAGCAATCGTCTAA